The genomic DNA CTTCCGATGGTAAACCGACGGTTTCGCTGACTTCGATGACGGCAGTCAATAATATTGAGCACTCAAATGCTCATGACGCACTTGCTGATATTCAAGCTTTGATTGAGGTGGCTCGTAAGTTTAGGAATGCTCAACCCAAACTATTTGAATATCTGCTACAAATGCGCGATAAGAAAAAAGTAGCAGCTTTGGTCTCTGCCAACCAGCCTTTTGTGTATACCAGCGGTAAGTATGCCTCGGAATTTAATAAAACAACCGTTGCTGTGAAGCTGCTGGAACACTACAGTCGAGATGGCGTTGTTGTGGTTTATGATTTGAGATTTGATCCTACCGGGCTGTCAAAGTTGTCGGCACTTGAGATTGCGCAAAAGTGGCGCAGCCGCGACCCTGAAGACCGATTGCCGCTTAAAACCTTGCAGTTCAACCGCTGTCCGGCAGTGGCTCCGATAAGCGTTCTGGACGAATCTTGCAAAGCCAGATTGGCGATTGATATGTCGTTAGTAAGTCTCAACCAGCAGAAACTAAAGGATCTTGGCCAAGAATTTATCGACAAAATTTCTGAAGCTGTCAGGCTGCTGGACAAAGAGCAGTCCGAGCTTTTTGCGAGTAGTCCGGACGTCGACGACTCGATCTATGATGGGTTTTGGAGCGACCAGCAGAAACGTCAGCTCAACCAATTGCTCTCAACCGACATAAAAAACCTAATCTCCCAAGCCGAGAGTTTTGGCGATCCGAAGATTAACGAGCTGGCCTTTCGTTACGTAGCTAGAAACTTTCCAAAAATGCTGACTGATCTGCAAGCAGAATCATGGGAGAAAAAACGCTCAGACTTGCTAATGGCGGGTGCCGAAAAATCTAGATTAGCAAAATTTGGTTTGAAACTAGCCGAGGCACTCAAGCAGGCAAATACCGAAAACCAGAAGTACTTACTTGGCGAACTTCAGCTGTATGCCGAATCGATCTTGCCTTATTAATTTGGGGAACTAGGCTTTGTAAAGATCTGTTTTTTGTTGACCAAGCTTTTTAAATTCTTGGTACTCTGGCAGTAATCGATAGTGCACGTAAGATTCAATTATTGTCAAAACCAAAACCAATAGTATTAATACTTGCCAGAACTCAATCTGGATAGAAGTGCCGGGGATAATACCTAGAACCAAAAATTTTAGCATCTCTCTTTATTCCTCTTTTTGGTTTTAAGTGCAGGCTGTTTTGACTGCAAAAAAACCAACTTTTATGAAATGCATTGTATCACAAACTAGCATAAAAAGCAATAGGCTTTTAGAGAAAGCTTTAGCGTTTAGGTTTACGAGTTACGAAATTAGTAAATTTTTCTAGGCGTTTTCGGTTGAGTAGCAGCAAACTAATGCAGAAAAAAACGACCATAAACCCAATGGTGTCTAGCCAAAGCTTAGTGGTTTTGTATTTTACTAGTGTTGCGCCAGCGAGTAAAAAGAGACCCAGTAGATCATATAAAAGATAGCGACGTTTGTTATCTGGGAAAACAATATCATAAAGACGTGTGCCGTTAGTCTTGATATTGTGCAACATCCGCTCGGCCCATTCATGATTAGTCGCAAGTAGCCCTAGGCCAGCTAGAAGCACGGGGATACCGCCTGGTCCAGGCAGCCAGCCTACCAGGCCGGAAGCTAGGATAAGCCCAAAGCCAGCAATATCTACCAAAACTCTCTTCCAGAACGGCCGCTCTTGCTTTAGTTTTGTCATACAAACAGTATAGCGTAGTAAATTTGTAAAATTTTATTGAAAACCAGGCTTACGAGGAGTATCCTAGCCTTAGATAAAGGGAGAAATAAAAAATGGGAAAAAACCGAAGGTGGACCGCTGCACGTAGTAATTTGCCCGCTAATATAAGAGATAACAGAAATACTGTTGTCCGTGGTGAGGTTTTGCCGCATCGTGATTTCTTTATTCCTGCTTTTTTTGTAAGACGGCACCTACACCCCGATGAGGCAGCAAAAGATTTCCATACTGCGTTAACTGCTTATTGCAAAAAAAGACCGTATGAACCTTATGAATTATCTAAAATGGGTATAACTATCCTGGGTATGCGGGCGCTGCAAGATGCTTTCAGAGTCGCAGATGTTGCCCCAGAACCCAAAGAAATGCTAAATTTGGCAAAAAATGTAAGAGAACATGTTGCTGAAGTCGTAAAGTCCAAACCACATTTATTGACTGTTGCAATGGGGAATATTGCAGTTTTCGGTAATAATAATGTATTATCAGCTACGCTACAAGGTTGGAAAGGTTTTGGTAAGCACTATGCACCAAAGAACGATGACGGTTCGCTAGCAGATAAGCCCCAAATCGTTAGAGAAATAAACGCTACAGTAGCTGAAGTTGTTCAATTTGTTTCTGGCGGTCCCAATAGTAAAGGGGACTACACAGAAGTAGATATGTCTGTAATCGTAAAACAAACACCTCACTTTTCATTTGCAAAAAAAGTTAAGGGTAAAGGTGTAACAAATGATGAAAGAGCTACGATTGCGGGTGAAGTAGAAGAATTCATGCCGCCTGAACTAAGATTTTTTGATCCTGTAGTGCATCTCGCATTAGAACGACAAACCAGAGGTGGGTACACAAACAATATGAGTGTAGCCGATATAACTAATGCCGGTTTGTATGTGCGTCGTCCGAAATTTGATAGTTTTGTGGGTGGACAAGAATTGCGGGCAAGCCTTACAAGACGCGCCGCATGATGATGTCGCTTTGACCGGATAAGCTGTTCGAGGGTATAATTAACTGATATGTCTGAGGTGATTTCGGTTCAGGGTGCTCGTGAGCATAACCTGAAAAATATTAGCGTTACACTGCCGCGCGAGAAGCTGGTTGTGATTACTGGCTTGTCGGGCTCCGGCAAGTCTTCTTTGGCATTTGATACGATTTATGCCGAAGGGCAGAGGCGATATGTCGAAAGCCTTAGTGCCTACGCAAGGCAGTTTTTAGGCCTCATGGAAAAACCAGATGTAGACCAGATAGATGGTTTAAGTCCGGCAATTAGTATTGACCAGAAATCGACCAGCCGTAATCCACGCTCAACCGTCGCAACCGTTACCGAAATTTATGACTATTTGCGTCTGTTGTATGCCCGAATTGGTATCGCTCACGGCCCGGATGGCAAGCCGATCAAGCAGATGACAGTCGAGGAAATAAGTGATGGAGTACGCAATTTGCCAGAAGGCCACCGCTTGATGGTGCTAGCCCCTGTAGTAGTTGATAAAAAAGGTGAGCATGCCCACATTCCAGAGCTTTACACTCGCCAAGGCTACGCTCGGGCCCGAATCGACGGCGTAATTTATGCTCTAGATGAGTTTCCTGAATTAGATAAAAAGTACAAACACTCAATCGAAATAGTAGTTGATCGTGTCGTTAATGATGATGATTCGGCTAGTCGAATTTTCCAAAGTGTTGAGGCGGCACTGCAACTTGCAGAGGGACAACTGACCATCATCGATGCTGATGACGCAGACAAAATTCATCATTTTTCTCAGCGTTACTACAACGAGGATTACCCGGATTTTGTGGCGCCAATCATGGAGCCGAGGACGTTCAGCTTTAATAGCCCGCATGGCGCATGCCCTACATGCACAGGTCTTGGCAATCGGCTAGAGATTGACACCGAGCTAGTCATTCCAAATGGTAATCTGACAATTTTAGAAGGCGCCATCAGGCCCTATAACCGCATGGCGCCAGATGCCTGGAACGTCAAAAAAATGCAAGCCGTAGCTGATCGCTATAAGTTTGATCTGTCGACACCGACTGGGCAAATGCGAGCCGGTGACCTACAAAAAATACTTTATGGCACTGGTGACGAGACATTTCGGGTTAGCTTAAGCTACGGCCGCTTTTTTAATACGACATACGAAGGCGTCATTCCAAACTTAGAGCGACGCCACAAAGAAACAGACAGTGACTTTATGCGCCGAGAAATTGAGAGATTCATGGTTGAAAAACCTTGTTTTGCTTGCGGCGGCAAAAGATTAAAACCAGAGGTTTTGGCGGTGACGGTTGCCGATCGATCGATCATGGACATCTGTGGTTTAGCGGTTGACCAAGCTGTTGAGTTCTTTGACGGCCTAAAACTGAGCGAAAAAGACACCAAAATCGTCGCCCAAGTTCTGAAAGAGATCAAGGCAAGACTAGGCTTTTTGAATGAAGTCGGGCTAAATTACCTAACTTTAGCGCGTGGAGCTAACTCTTTAAGTGGCGGCGAAGCTCAGCGTATAAGGCTTGCCACGCAGATTGGTAGTGGCTTACAGGGGGTGTTGTACGTTCTAGACGAACCTTCGATTGGGCTTCATCAGCGCGACAACGAGAAACTTATCAACACCTTAAAGCGACTGCGCGATATCGGTAACTCTGTCATAGTTGTGGAGCACGATGAGGATACCATCCGAACGGCGGATTATCTGCTAGACATCGGGCCGGGAGCTGGCGTTCACGGTGGGCAAGTAATCGCAGAAGGCACACCGTCTCAGGTCGAGAAAGTTCCCGCCAGCATAACCGGTAAATATCTTCGAGGCGAACTAAAAGTTGAGGTGCCTAAATCGCGCCGAAAGTGCAACGGCAAAAGTCTTGAGATCAAAAATGCCCGTGAGCATAATCTCAAAAATCTTGATGTCAAGATTCCTCTCGGCAAACTGGTCGTAGTCAGCGGTGTTTCTGGTTCGGGTAAGAGTACGTTGATTAACGATATCTTGGCAAAAGAACTCCATGCTCGCCTGCATAATGCCCATGAGCCTGCGGGCCGCCATGACGATGTCTTGGGTTCTGAAAACCTCGACAAAGTGATTATTATTGACCAATCGCCGATTGGAAGGACGCCGCGTAGTAACCCTGCAACTTACGTCGGCTTATTTACGCCTATACGGGAGCTTTTTGCTAGTACGCCTGAGGCCAAGATCCGTGGCTACAAAGCCGGCCGCTTCAGCTTTAATGTTCGTGGCGGACGCTGCGAAACTTGCCAGGGAGATGGCACGATCAAGATAGAAATGCATTTCTTGCCGGATGTCTATGTACCGTGTGAGACCTGCTCAGGCAAGCGCTACAATCGTGAGGCGCTCGAGATTCACTACAAGGGTAAAACCATTAGTGACATTTTGGCGATGACGATTGAAGAAGGGGCTGAATTTTTCGCTAATATTCCTAGTATTGCCAACAAACTAGAGACACTAGTCAAGGTTGGTCTGGGCTATATGACACTTGGTCAATCAGCCACGACATTATCTGGTGGCGAAGCTCAGCGTGTTAAGTTAGCGACTGAGCTGTCGCGGCGAGCGACTGGTCGAACCCTTTACATCTTAGACGAGCCAACAACCGGGTTGCACATGGACGATGTCAATCGCCTGCTACAAGTGCTTCACGCCTTGGTTGACACAGGCAACAGCATGATAATCATTGAGCATAACCTCGATGTGATAAAATCAGCCGATTGGCTTATCGATATGGGCCCTGAGGGTGGCGAGGGAGGCGGGCAGGTTGTCGCGGAAGGTACTCCCGAACAGGTCGCAGCTAATAAGGCATCATATACCGGGCATTTTCTTAAACACTCACTTTAACTTTTAGTCGAAAAGTATTACACTTATACTTGGAAGTCAAAAAATGAAAATAAACATTATTAAAAGGGTGAAAAATTTATTCTTTGCTCTAGCTCTAATACTGCCAACTATTTTTGTAGTTGCCCCTGCCGGTGCAGTTGCTACACCGTTCATTACGACTTGGAAGACTGATAACGAAGGCGTGACTGCGCCCAATCAGATTGCTATTCCAGTTAATCCGGCTGAGAGCTACGATTACACCGTTAGCTGGGGTGACGGTAGCTCTGATTCAAATGTTAACGGGTCAATTGTGCATACTTATGCTTCGCCCGGCACGTACACCGTAAAAATTAGTGGGCAATTCCCAAGGATTTATTTTGCTGATGGCGGCGATCGAGCGAAGATCTTGAGTGTTGTGCAGTGGGGTAGCATTGCCTGGTCATCTGGCGAAGCGGCATTCAAAGGAGCGACCAATCTGGTGATAAATGCTCGCGACGCTCCAGACCTAACTCGTGTCAAAAGTCTAACCTACATGTTTCAAAATGCAAAATCTTTAACAGGTGGGGTTGAAAACTGGAATGTTGCCGGTGTGGAGGGCTTTGGTTATATGTTTGCAGGGGCGACTAATTTTAACGCAAACATCAGTGGCTGGAATATGAGCAGTGCCGTTAATACGGAGTACATGTTTTCTCAGGCAGGTTCGTTCAACCAAAATATCAGCGGTTGGAACACTAGTCGACTGGGAAATGCTAAGGGAATGTTTTTTGGTGCCAGCTCGTTTAATCAATCCCTCAACAATTGGAACCTGAGTCGGGTTTTCAACGTTGAAGATATGTTTCGTAATGCTGCCGCTTATGACCAATCAATATCGAAATGGAATATTGGCAATATAACCTACATCTCACGCTTACTTAATGGTTCCACGCTATCCACAAGCGCCTATGACCAAATGCTAGACACTTGGGCAACGAATCAAACAGCCAGCAATGTAGTATTCGATGCAGGTAGGAGTATGTATTGTACATCAGCCAGTGCTCGGGATCATTTGATAAACAAGCTAGGCTGGAAGATAACTGATGGTGGAGCAGACAACGTTTTCTGTGGCGGTGTCGATGTTAGCTTTGTTAGTCTACCAGCACTGAAAGAAAACCAAGCAGCTGGGTCGTTGGTAGGAAAACTCTCAGTGAATTCTAGTCTCGGTAGTAATTTCGATATATCAATCTGCCCAAACAACCCTTCCGATAGCAGATTCTTCGAGTTAAATAATTCTAATCTCTACACTAAGCGGAGCTTTGATTATGAAACTCCGCTAGATGAGAACAAGGACAACTATTACGAAGTGTGTATAAAGATAACCAGCGCAAGTACCGGAGCTTCCATACAAAAGTATGTCTTAGTTGGTGTTGGTGATACGGCGGATACTGATCAGCAGGCAGGCGGGGTGGGCAGTGGTAATGGCGGTACGGGGCAAGTACTTGGAACGTCAACAGCAGAAGCGTCTACCAAGCCTTCGGCCAGCAATTCCACGGGTAAGGTGCTTGGTGCTACCGGAGTGGCTGTGGGATTAGCCGGAATCTACTATGGACTGAGCTTGACCAGTTTTGGCCTTGTCCTGAAGCGCCGCCCTCGACGCCATAAAAGGTACGAGTAATTATCAACTCGGTTAAGTCGAAAGCTGTTTAAAACGTTAGCATTTTTGAAAATTTTGTGCTACAATCTTTTTAGTGTGATAAAAATCACAAACTAAAATTTAAAAGGAAAAAGAAAAGTATCTCTTATGCACAAGCAGCGTTACGTACTTTCGGTGTTCACCTACGACACGATCAACAGCTAAACAAAAAACAAATCGCATGAAAAATCATGCCCGAGCTCTACGGAGCAATTATCAAACCTTTACAAGGCGCAGCCATCGCCTCAATCCACAGTTGCGCAGGACTTTGTTTGGCCGAAAATTAAGTGAGCTAAAAAGCGAAGAAAACGCCAAACTTTCATCAGATTACGAACAAGACATTGATCGTTTCATAGATCTAGTTTCAGAGCTTGCCCCGAAAACTATCAATATTACCAAAAACGTCGCACCCCGTAGATCACTTTTTAAGCGTACGATAGCTAGCCCTTATCATCACAAAAATCGTGAAATTCGTTACCAACCAAAAACGGTGGATCAAAAAGCTGAATCTCTGATAAAGCGCCGCAAGAGTAGCCAAAGAAAACTGAATTATAGACATACGCGCTTAAAATTGTCAGCAGCCTTCGCAGTTCTTCTGATTGTTGCTACGTCTGGTTACTTCTTTAACGCCAAACATTCAAACCGCTCACTACTTAGTCGTCTGTATCCTACTCTATCTAGTGTGAATGGTCCCCCAATCGACATATCAGCTACACCGGCAGTATTGGGTGCAAACATCGAGCCAAAGAATCCTGACAGGGTTCCTTCAACACTTAACATACCTGCACTAGGCATGTCGGCTGCTATCGAACCAGTAGGAGCGCATGAAAACGGCACGGTCGGTCAGACTCAAGATCGGCGCAAAGTAGGTTGGTATATGGGAAGCGCGCCAACTAATGCTAATTCGACTGTTCTACTGGTCGGGTATCGTTTTGGTGACACACCCATTTTCTCGAAAATTGATCAGCTCAAGACAGGCGATGTGATCGAGGTACGAAATCACGGTGGAGATAGTAAGTGGTACAAAATACAGACGATTGACTTCTACGCCGCAAAAGACTCGCCACTTTACCGACTAGTCACAGAGAACCAAGGCGAGAGCCTGGTAATTGCCTCAAATAATGGTGTTTGGGACGATTATAAAAATCAGTTTAGTGAAAGGATTATTATCGTTTCTAAACCCGTAGACAATTAGCGCCTAAAAATTTGCTTAATTCTAGCAAAGAGTCTGTCTCTGGTTTCGGGGTCGCCCAAGATATGGGTAATTGTTGGCAAAAAAGTGACTAAAGTGGCAATCCCAACCACTGGGAGTAGGTATTTGTCGATATCAGGAATCAACCCGCCTATGAAATAGCCCAAAAGCGTGACGCTAATACTCCATATTACTGCTCCTGCAACGTTATATATCATAAAACGTTTTGGATCCATCTTGGCGGCCCCAGCGACTATCGGCGCAAAGGTGCGCACAATCGGAATAAATCTCGCCAGTGTCACGGTTTTACCACCATGACTTTCATAAAACTTCTCAGCTCTTTCTAAGTATTCTTGCCTAAAGATTATGCCATCTTTCTTGCGAAATATTCTGTGGCCTGTTCGTCGGCCAATATGATAACCAAGATTATCGCCTGCGATTGCTGCAACTATCACAATGCCTATAACACCAACCAGCGGTAATTTCCCTTGAGCAGCGAAGAAGCCAGCGCTCAAAAGCAGCGTGTCGCCCGGCAAAAAAAAGCCGATAAGCAGCCCGCTTTCGGCGAATACAATCAGGCCTATCAGCAGCAGGCCGCCACTCTGAATTAAGTGCTCAGGGTTTAAAAAACTCATTTACACTCAGTATACTATCCCGACAATGACTTAGCCTATGGTTCTTTTTTTCAAGAATAAAAATTATTGGTTTTGCGAGCGGCACTCAATCTGTTATAATACTGTTTAACGAAAGAGGAATTAACTAACAATTATGGATAAAATTTCATTACAGGCAGAATCACGAACGGTTTTAGGCAAAAAAGTCAAAGTTATGCGTCGAGAAGGCCGAGTGCCGGCTGTTATTCATGAACGCGGCAAAGACTCAATTCATATTTCAGCTCTTGCGGCTGACCTGACCAAGGTATGGCGAGAAGCCGGCAAAAACCATATCGTTGATTTGCTAGTTGATGGCAAAAGCAAGGCAGTGATGTTCAAGGACGTTAGTCGTGACCCAGCGCGCGGTACAATCAACCATGCTGCTCTCTATGCTATCAAGCAAAACGAAGCCGTTACGACCGAAGTGCCAGTGAAAATTGTTGGCGAAATACCAGCCGAAAAAGCTAGTTGGTATGTATCTCGCCAACTAGATACTGTTGAAATTAAGGCTCTACCTGCAGACTTGCCAGAAGTGCTAGAAGTCGATGGATCGACTTTGATAAATGTTGGAGATCTTTTGAAGGTTTCGGACATAAAGCTGTCGGCCAATGTAGAAATCTTGACCGATACTGGTCGGGTTATAGCGGTAGTTGAAGACCCAGCCGTCAAAGCTGCCCAAGCTGAAGCAGAAGCAGCTGCCAACGCCGAAGCAAGTGCGACTGAAGTACCTTCGGACAATGGTGGAATTGAAGCGACTGAAGCGCCAGCAGACAACGATAAAAAACCAGAATAGTGTATTTGCTCT from Candidatus Saccharibacteria bacterium includes the following:
- the sbcB gene encoding exodeoxyribonuclease I, which codes for MRNELYFYDLETSSGRASDGRIMQFAGQRTTLELEPIGEPDNILVKLASDALPDPFAILVHGITPQRANAEGISEAELVGYFNKEIAKPGTIFVGYNSVRFDDEFMRRLFYRCLRDPYEWQWKDRRSRWDLLDPIRMMRALRPEGLEWPFASDGKPTVSLTSMTAVNNIEHSNAHDALADIQALIEVARKFRNAQPKLFEYLLQMRDKKKVAALVSANQPFVYTSGKYASEFNKTTVAVKLLEHYSRDGVVVVYDLRFDPTGLSKLSALEIAQKWRSRDPEDRLPLKTLQFNRCPAVAPISVLDESCKARLAIDMSLVSLNQQKLKDLGQEFIDKISEAVRLLDKEQSELFASSPDVDDSIYDGFWSDQQKRQLNQLLSTDIKNLISQAESFGDPKINELAFRYVARNFPKMLTDLQAESWEKKRSDLLMAGAEKSRLAKFGLKLAEALKQANTENQKYLLGELQLYAESILPY
- the uvrA gene encoding excinuclease ABC subunit UvrA; protein product: MSEVISVQGAREHNLKNISVTLPREKLVVITGLSGSGKSSLAFDTIYAEGQRRYVESLSAYARQFLGLMEKPDVDQIDGLSPAISIDQKSTSRNPRSTVATVTEIYDYLRLLYARIGIAHGPDGKPIKQMTVEEISDGVRNLPEGHRLMVLAPVVVDKKGEHAHIPELYTRQGYARARIDGVIYALDEFPELDKKYKHSIEIVVDRVVNDDDSASRIFQSVEAALQLAEGQLTIIDADDADKIHHFSQRYYNEDYPDFVAPIMEPRTFSFNSPHGACPTCTGLGNRLEIDTELVIPNGNLTILEGAIRPYNRMAPDAWNVKKMQAVADRYKFDLSTPTGQMRAGDLQKILYGTGDETFRVSLSYGRFFNTTYEGVIPNLERRHKETDSDFMRREIERFMVEKPCFACGGKRLKPEVLAVTVADRSIMDICGLAVDQAVEFFDGLKLSEKDTKIVAQVLKEIKARLGFLNEVGLNYLTLARGANSLSGGEAQRIRLATQIGSGLQGVLYVLDEPSIGLHQRDNEKLINTLKRLRDIGNSVIVVEHDEDTIRTADYLLDIGPGAGVHGGQVIAEGTPSQVEKVPASITGKYLRGELKVEVPKSRRKCNGKSLEIKNAREHNLKNLDVKIPLGKLVVVSGVSGSGKSTLINDILAKELHARLHNAHEPAGRHDDVLGSENLDKVIIIDQSPIGRTPRSNPATYVGLFTPIRELFASTPEAKIRGYKAGRFSFNVRGGRCETCQGDGTIKIEMHFLPDVYVPCETCSGKRYNREALEIHYKGKTISDILAMTIEEGAEFFANIPSIANKLETLVKVGLGYMTLGQSATTLSGGEAQRVKLATELSRRATGRTLYILDEPTTGLHMDDVNRLLQVLHALVDTGNSMIIIEHNLDVIKSADWLIDMGPEGGEGGGQVVAEGTPEQVAANKASYTGHFLKHSL
- a CDS encoding BspA family leucine-rich repeat surface protein, which encodes MKINIIKRVKNLFFALALILPTIFVVAPAGAVATPFITTWKTDNEGVTAPNQIAIPVNPAESYDYTVSWGDGSSDSNVNGSIVHTYASPGTYTVKISGQFPRIYFADGGDRAKILSVVQWGSIAWSSGEAAFKGATNLVINARDAPDLTRVKSLTYMFQNAKSLTGGVENWNVAGVEGFGYMFAGATNFNANISGWNMSSAVNTEYMFSQAGSFNQNISGWNTSRLGNAKGMFFGASSFNQSLNNWNLSRVFNVEDMFRNAAAYDQSISKWNIGNITYISRLLNGSTLSTSAYDQMLDTWATNQTASNVVFDAGRSMYCTSASARDHLINKLGWKITDGGADNVFCGGVDVSFVSLPALKENQAAGSLVGKLSVNSSLGSNFDISICPNNPSDSRFFELNNSNLYTKRSFDYETPLDENKDNYYEVCIKITSASTGASIQKYVLVGVGDTADTDQQAGGVGSGNGGTGQVLGTSTAEASTKPSASNSTGKVLGATGVAVGLAGIYYGLSLTSFGLVLKRRPRRHKRYE
- a CDS encoding class F sortase, yielding MKNHARALRSNYQTFTRRSHRLNPQLRRTLFGRKLSELKSEENAKLSSDYEQDIDRFIDLVSELAPKTINITKNVAPRRSLFKRTIASPYHHKNREIRYQPKTVDQKAESLIKRRKSSQRKLNYRHTRLKLSAAFAVLLIVATSGYFFNAKHSNRSLLSRLYPTLSSVNGPPIDISATPAVLGANIEPKNPDRVPSTLNIPALGMSAAIEPVGAHENGTVGQTQDRRKVGWYMGSAPTNANSTVLLVGYRFGDTPIFSKIDQLKTGDVIEVRNHGGDSKWYKIQTIDFYAAKDSPLYRLVTENQGESLVIASNNGVWDDYKNQFSERIIIVSKPVDN
- a CDS encoding DedA family protein; translated protein: MSFLNPEHLIQSGGLLLIGLIVFAESGLLIGFFLPGDTLLLSAGFFAAQGKLPLVGVIGIVIVAAIAGDNLGYHIGRRTGHRIFRKKDGIIFRQEYLERAEKFYESHGGKTVTLARFIPIVRTFAPIVAGAAKMDPKRFMIYNVAGAVIWSISVTLLGYFIGGLIPDIDKYLLPVVGIATLVTFLPTITHILGDPETRDRLFARIKQIFRR
- a CDS encoding 50S ribosomal protein L25, with protein sequence MDKISLQAESRTVLGKKVKVMRREGRVPAVIHERGKDSIHISALAADLTKVWREAGKNHIVDLLVDGKSKAVMFKDVSRDPARGTINHAALYAIKQNEAVTTEVPVKIVGEIPAEKASWYVSRQLDTVEIKALPADLPEVLEVDGSTLINVGDLLKVSDIKLSANVEILTDTGRVIAVVEDPAVKAAQAEAEAAANAEASATEVPSDNGGIEATEAPADNDKKPE